From Carettochelys insculpta isolate YL-2023 chromosome 3, ASM3395843v1, whole genome shotgun sequence, a single genomic window includes:
- the PPP2R5D gene encoding serine/threonine-protein phosphatase 2A 56 kDa regulatory subunit delta isoform isoform X1, whose product MPYKLKKEKEPPKSAKSSTKASGGSGSGGKDGGAENSEEAVQQQQPPQPPPPAATSNKRPSNSAPPPTQLNKIKYSGGPQIVKKERRHSSSRFNLSKNRELQKLPALKDALPHDREELFIQKLRQCCVLFDFISDPLSDLKFKEVKRAGLNEMVEYITHNRDVITEAIYPEAVVMFSVNLFRTLPPSSNPTGAEFDPEEDEPTLEAAWPHLQLVYEFFLRFLESPDFQPNVAKKYIDQKFVLSLLDLFDSEDPRERDFLKTILHRIYGKFLGLRAYVRRQINNIFYRFIYETEHHNGIAELLEILGSIINGFALPLKEEHKMFLIRVLLPLHKVKSLSVYHPQLAYCVVQFLEKDSSLTEPVIVGLLKFWPKTHSPKEVMFLNELEEILDVIEPSEFVKVMEPLFRQLAKCVSSPHFQVAERALYYWNNEYIMSLISDNAAKILPIMFPALYKNSKSHWNKTIHGLIYNALKLFMEMNQKLFDDCTQQYKAEKQKGRFRLKEREEMWHKIEELARQNPQYPMYYAPPPLPPVYCMETETPTAEDIQLLKKTVETEAVQMLKDIRKEKVLLRRKSELPQDVYTIKALEAHKRAEEFLTSSQEAL is encoded by the exons gccgtgcagcagcagcagccgccgcagccgccgccgccagcaGCAACTTCAAATAAGCGCCCCAGTAACAGCGCCCCACCGCCGACGCAGCTGAATAAGATCAAGTATTCCGGAGGGCCCCAGATTGTAAAGAAGGAGCGACGGCACAGCTCCTCCCGCTTCAACCTGAGCAAAAACAGGGAACTACAgaagctccctgccctgaaag ATGCTCTCCCACATGACCGAGAGGAGCTCTTCATACAGAAGCTGCGGCAGTGCTGTGTCCTCTTTGACTTCATCTCCGACCCGCTCAGTGACTTGAAGTTCAAGGAGGTGAAGCGAGCTGGTCTCAATGAGATGGTGGAGTACATCACACACAACCGGGATGTCATCACCGAGGCCATCTACCCTGAAGCTGTCGTCATG TTTTCAGTGAACCTCTTCCGGACCCTGCCCCCCTCATCCAACCCCACAGGAGCAGAGTTCGACCCTGAGGAGGATGAGCCCACGCTAGAAGCTGCCTGGCCGCACCTCCAG CTGGTGTACGAATTCTTCCTGCGGTTCCTGGAGTCACCCGACTTCCAGCCGAACGTAGCCAAGAAATACATTGACCAGAAATTCGTATTGTCA CTGCTGGATCTGTTTGACAGCGAAGATCCCAGGGAGCGAGACTTCCTGAAGACCATCCTGCACCGGATTTATGGGAAGTTCCTGGGCCTGCGGGCTTACGTGAGGCGGCAGATCAACAACATATTTTACAG GTTTATCTATGAAACGGAGCATCACAATGGGAttgcagagctgctggagatCTTGGGCAG TATAATCAACGGATTCGCTTTGCCTCTGAAGGAGGAACACAAGATGTTCCTCATCCGGGTCTTGCTCCCTTTGCACAAGGTGAAATCGCTGAGTGTCTACCACCCGCAG CTGGCATACTGTGTTGTGCAATTCTTGGAGAAAGACAGCAGCCTGACAGAACCG GTGATTGTGGGCTTGctgaagttttggccaaaaaCACACAGCCCCAAGGAGGTGATGTTTCTGAATGAGCTGGAGGAAATACTGGACGTGATCGAGCCCTCTGAGTTTGTGAAGGTCATGGAGCCCCtcttcaggcagctggccaagtgCGTTTCCAGCCCACACTTCCAG GTGGCAGAGCGGGCGCTCTACTACTGGAACAACGAGTACATCATGAGCCTCATCAGCGACAATGCCGCCAAAATTCTCCCGATCATGTTTCCGGCGCTCTACAAGAATTCCAAGAGCCACTGGAACAA GACGATCCACGGCCTGATCTACAATGCTCTGAAGCTGTTCATGGAGATGAACCAGAAGCTGTTTGATGACTGCACACAGCAGTACAAGGCAGAGAAGCAAAA AGGGAGGTTCAGGCTGAAGGAACGAGAAGAGATGTGGCACAAGATTGAGGAGCTGGCCCGGCAGAACCCCCAG TATCCCATGTACTACGCACCCCCACCTTTGCCTCCTGTGTACTGCATGGAGACAGAGACCCCCACTGCTGAGGACATTCAGCTACTGAAGAAAActgtggagacagaggctgtGCAG ATGCTGAAAGACATCAGGAAGGAGAAGGTGTTACTGCGTCGGAAATCTGAGCTCCCGCAGGATGTCTATACTATAAAAGCCCTGGAGGCCCACAAGAGAGCAGAAGAGTTCCTCACCTCGAGCCAAGAGGCGCTCTGA
- the PPP2R5D gene encoding serine/threonine-protein phosphatase 2A 56 kDa regulatory subunit delta isoform isoform X2: MPYKLKKEKAVQQQQPPQPPPPAATSNKRPSNSAPPPTQLNKIKYSGGPQIVKKERRHSSSRFNLSKNRELQKLPALKDALPHDREELFIQKLRQCCVLFDFISDPLSDLKFKEVKRAGLNEMVEYITHNRDVITEAIYPEAVVMFSVNLFRTLPPSSNPTGAEFDPEEDEPTLEAAWPHLQLVYEFFLRFLESPDFQPNVAKKYIDQKFVLSLLDLFDSEDPRERDFLKTILHRIYGKFLGLRAYVRRQINNIFYRFIYETEHHNGIAELLEILGSIINGFALPLKEEHKMFLIRVLLPLHKVKSLSVYHPQLAYCVVQFLEKDSSLTEPVIVGLLKFWPKTHSPKEVMFLNELEEILDVIEPSEFVKVMEPLFRQLAKCVSSPHFQVAERALYYWNNEYIMSLISDNAAKILPIMFPALYKNSKSHWNKTIHGLIYNALKLFMEMNQKLFDDCTQQYKAEKQKGRFRLKEREEMWHKIEELARQNPQYPMYYAPPPLPPVYCMETETPTAEDIQLLKKTVETEAVQMLKDIRKEKVLLRRKSELPQDVYTIKALEAHKRAEEFLTSSQEAL, from the exons gccgtgcagcagcagcagccgccgcagccgccgccgccagcaGCAACTTCAAATAAGCGCCCCAGTAACAGCGCCCCACCGCCGACGCAGCTGAATAAGATCAAGTATTCCGGAGGGCCCCAGATTGTAAAGAAGGAGCGACGGCACAGCTCCTCCCGCTTCAACCTGAGCAAAAACAGGGAACTACAgaagctccctgccctgaaag ATGCTCTCCCACATGACCGAGAGGAGCTCTTCATACAGAAGCTGCGGCAGTGCTGTGTCCTCTTTGACTTCATCTCCGACCCGCTCAGTGACTTGAAGTTCAAGGAGGTGAAGCGAGCTGGTCTCAATGAGATGGTGGAGTACATCACACACAACCGGGATGTCATCACCGAGGCCATCTACCCTGAAGCTGTCGTCATG TTTTCAGTGAACCTCTTCCGGACCCTGCCCCCCTCATCCAACCCCACAGGAGCAGAGTTCGACCCTGAGGAGGATGAGCCCACGCTAGAAGCTGCCTGGCCGCACCTCCAG CTGGTGTACGAATTCTTCCTGCGGTTCCTGGAGTCACCCGACTTCCAGCCGAACGTAGCCAAGAAATACATTGACCAGAAATTCGTATTGTCA CTGCTGGATCTGTTTGACAGCGAAGATCCCAGGGAGCGAGACTTCCTGAAGACCATCCTGCACCGGATTTATGGGAAGTTCCTGGGCCTGCGGGCTTACGTGAGGCGGCAGATCAACAACATATTTTACAG GTTTATCTATGAAACGGAGCATCACAATGGGAttgcagagctgctggagatCTTGGGCAG TATAATCAACGGATTCGCTTTGCCTCTGAAGGAGGAACACAAGATGTTCCTCATCCGGGTCTTGCTCCCTTTGCACAAGGTGAAATCGCTGAGTGTCTACCACCCGCAG CTGGCATACTGTGTTGTGCAATTCTTGGAGAAAGACAGCAGCCTGACAGAACCG GTGATTGTGGGCTTGctgaagttttggccaaaaaCACACAGCCCCAAGGAGGTGATGTTTCTGAATGAGCTGGAGGAAATACTGGACGTGATCGAGCCCTCTGAGTTTGTGAAGGTCATGGAGCCCCtcttcaggcagctggccaagtgCGTTTCCAGCCCACACTTCCAG GTGGCAGAGCGGGCGCTCTACTACTGGAACAACGAGTACATCATGAGCCTCATCAGCGACAATGCCGCCAAAATTCTCCCGATCATGTTTCCGGCGCTCTACAAGAATTCCAAGAGCCACTGGAACAA GACGATCCACGGCCTGATCTACAATGCTCTGAAGCTGTTCATGGAGATGAACCAGAAGCTGTTTGATGACTGCACACAGCAGTACAAGGCAGAGAAGCAAAA AGGGAGGTTCAGGCTGAAGGAACGAGAAGAGATGTGGCACAAGATTGAGGAGCTGGCCCGGCAGAACCCCCAG TATCCCATGTACTACGCACCCCCACCTTTGCCTCCTGTGTACTGCATGGAGACAGAGACCCCCACTGCTGAGGACATTCAGCTACTGAAGAAAActgtggagacagaggctgtGCAG ATGCTGAAAGACATCAGGAAGGAGAAGGTGTTACTGCGTCGGAAATCTGAGCTCCCGCAGGATGTCTATACTATAAAAGCCCTGGAGGCCCACAAGAGAGCAGAAGAGTTCCTCACCTCGAGCCAAGAGGCGCTCTGA
- the MEA1 gene encoding male-enhanced antigen 1, with translation MAAELVSAQTMGPERICPNEHEERGPQEVPEGAPEPPGDWSSEEPEEEEEEGVNGYFYQPLSQDPEPGLWDQSSLAAETTPGPAEAASGIQERLQMLRLHLPDPPVDSEEEEEEGAAAQSSRSSIPMDPDHVELVKRTMAGVKLPTLGIPAWASEISDDQWTAMVQQTLQARQNLSTSRPEWK, from the exons ATGGCCGCAGAGCTGGTGTCTGCACAGACAATGGGCCCTGAAAGGATCTGTCCCAATGAGCATGAAGAACGGGGGCCGCAGGAGGTGCCTGAGggtgccccagagcccccaggggactGGAGCAGtgaggagccagaggaggaggaagaagagggtgtTAACGGCTACTTCTATCAGCCCCTGAGCCAGGATCCAGAGCCGGGCTTGTGGGACCAGAGTTCACTGGCAGCTGAGACGACACCAGGGCCTGCAGAGGCAGCCTCTGGCATCCAGGAACGATTGCAG ATGCTGAGGCTGCACCTGCCAGACCCCCCGGTGGacagtgaggaggaagaggaggagggagctgcAGCTCAGAGCAGCCGAAGTTCCATCCCTATGGATCCAG ACCATGTGGAGTTGGTGAAAAGGACAATGGCGGGGGTGAAGCTGCCTACCCTGGGAATCCCTGCCTGGGCCAGCGAGATCTCGGATGACCAGTGGACAGCAATGGTGCAGCAAACCCTGCAGGCCAGGCAGAACCTCAGCACCTCTAGGCCGGAATGGAAATGA